The window tgattcggacaagatccatgtctaggaaaTTTATCACAATTATAAATAAacaagtaaggcaagtccatgccctaagaagtccatcccgaatatataatcatctacgctcattaTGTTGgatgcagacttcggaggggctccttcagcccaagcgtaatataaagccgatatggcctgctgcaggcgggcagccccgatccatataataataaagcttaTAAGGCATGCTACAAGCGAGCAacacccgatccacaaataatatatataaagccgatatggcctgctgcaggcggacaaccccgatcccataaatatcctcacaatggatgaacatgactgattatgaaatatacattttaaaacaattaaattcaacaacaacatgaccttgtgggtcccaaaatatcggcacgtatcctaaacatgatatctaatacgAGTcccagctcaatttctctaacacgtggagaatatgcggataataacatgattctttaattttacaactccacagaatttattcaagtcacaatttctaagGTGCAATCACACACGCTCGTCACCtgacatgtgcgtcacctccaacaattgatataacaccaaattcggggattcatacacttataaccaagtttagaagtgttacgtacctcaaactgtgtaattctttatactgctatgcctttgcctcgcgaatcgaccGCCGAATGCCTccaatctagtcataattaattccattcagtcaatacaaattgtgggaattaattctatatgaaaattctacattttcaataaaaatcaaaattcaaccCAAAAAACAGTGggccccacgtctcggaatctggaaaaagctacaaaatatgaacgcccatccaaccaccagtccaaccatacaaattttaccaaatttcgacatcaactcgacccttaaatcatcaattaaaatctttgaagatttctaccatattcaatccaatctttacctatttgaactcaacaatcttcccacaaaccttattggtacaagtaTGCATAAATattactctcacacccaagaattatACTCCCAATCACCTATTTTTACCCAAACTAGAAATTGAAGACTAGGTTTGAACCTTACTTCTTAGTTGAAGAttttgtgatatttccttgttggatttcaaagcttaaacaagatcttgatgaacaaagcacttgggTTTCTTCCTCTATTTAGAACTCTCACTTTTCTCTAAAATgacagatttttgctccaaaatgagcttcaagggctatataTCGAAGTTGGCTTGggttataaaaattagaaaatagactcTCCGAACTCAGGCCTGCGATCACAGAGTGGACCGCAGAACTACCGTGCGGCCTGCAAAATGGACCGCGAAATTAATCCCCAAAAATTGGGTTGTTTGGTGTTTGGTTTGCGGCAAGtttgcggcccgcagacctgttctgcggtcgcatcaTGTAGCGCAGAACTTGTCTCTGAAAATCTCCAAGTTGATTTCGCGACAAGTTTTGCGGTCCGCGAAATAATTCTGCAGTCGCAGAATtgaccgcataatggtcctcaAACTTGGCTCGTTTCTGCTGCATTCTGTGGCACTTATGCGGCCCGTATAATGAATCTGCGATCGCAAATTCGACCGCGAAATCGCCTTCTTCGGCCAAAAGTTTTCATTAATAATTtagtgcattcttcaacccaaaaagtccgagccgaaTTTCTACTATATTTGTACTAATTAATCTACCTCGACACCATAAAACCTTAATTTCTTTAGCAAAATTTTCTGGAGTATTACAGTTCCTTATATGTTTTGTACCCATATACAAGGGTGGCAGATTATATGATAGGGAGATAAAATAGTATGGAATTACTCATGTGTTGGtacattttgattgatatttaaagaaaaataaggtttgtgttattgtaaaaataataaccTCAGTACAAAACATTAAAAAATGCATTTAACCATCGTTCTTATCCCTTTTGGAGAGTATCTTgatataattgtaaaattaacCACATCAATTTTGAAAAGTATCATGAAGATTTGCGTATGATATCTTTTCTATTAGATATTCTAAAATATATTTAGATAGAAAATTAACTGTTAAACTCTTAGATTGTCTTCAAGGGAAAGCTATTGaatatttttttgttgaaaatttagaTATGAATCTTTGCCAATTCAAGTTGCAATTATAAAGTTCTTCCATCAATgttgaaaaaattaattttttaaggtaattttaaaatatttttcttagagtttaaatctttatacttttagttatgaatttattaataatgtattagctttcttcaatatttaactaatgaaatatgcatatcttttgggattttaaatttgaatattttgttatcttttatataaaaaagaaaaagtaattaATCTTTGAATAATTTTTGTCGACAACAGCCAAAAGAAAGCAAGACAGTTATAGAAAGTGTTGGACTGTATTAGGTCTTAAGGTATCTGATGCACATTACTCCCTTTGTCCCTTTTTAGCTGTCAAGGTTACCAAAAATATTTGGCTCAAAATACTTGtcatttgaaaaaatcaaaataaaattaatcatttttttcatattttcccTTAATATTAAATAGTCTTGAAAGTAATACTATTAATAGAGTACATATTAAAGagttataaaataactaatcAAAAGTACTTCTTATTTATGAATTCTTATGGAGCGTAAAATAACATGGTAATTAAAAAGGAATGGAAGGATATTCCATGTTTCGAAAAGAAATTAGGTAACTAAAAGGTGAGAAGATAtaacaaatattattttatatgccTCTAGAAGTTTATACAAATAGGCTGTTCTATTTGAATAGGAAAGCaaacaacaaataaaagaaaaaaaatgctaAAGAACATTTTTGCTCGACTTCTTCATTGTTCCAAGATTTGATGGAAGTAATACTACTCTAGGAATCGAAGTAATAACATCCTTTACGGATCCGTAAGCCTAAGGGCCGTCAGATCGGGCTCAGGCTCAGACTGAACACCCCATGAGCCCGATACCAAGCTCATAGGCGAGCCCATATCAGTGTTAAAGTTAAACAAGACTTTAACCTTGTCCATCAAATCTGAGCTCTGGGATATCAACTCAGTTGACCCGAGCTCAACAACACCATCAGTTGAAGGAATACAAACCATAGTCTGAAGCCCGTATCCTTGGGCCTGTCGGGCCCGTTCGCAATGGGAAGCAGCTAATCTCTCTGATTCAGTAACCCAAATCGGGCTTGAACTATGCATTGCCAGGCCCGGAAGCCCGCTTCCGTTAACAAACGACTGGGACATTGAAATCAGAAAAAACCATTCAGTATCTGTTACTTCTTCGTCCACAACGTCATTTTCACTACTAGTTTGTATGCCGGAAATTAAAGAATTCACCTCCCGGAAAACTTTTTTCCGGTGTTCTTGCTCCGCGATAAAATAAGGCGAAAACGACATCGTTTTACACTTATTCTTGTCTTCTTCCCCTATATAATACCCATTACCCCACCTCAACACCAAAGGGCTCGCGAAATCCACGACGTCCGATTGCCAGAATATGCCATACGTCCACGCTTCGCGAGCTCCCTCGATTAATGTCTGGAGTCGCTGTTGCAGTGACTCTACGCTGAAATACGCCATCGACTTTAATGGGTCTCCGGTAGTCCCCGTCACTGACACCAACGCCGGAGAAGCTGAAGTCCGGGGAGTTGGTGTAGTACTGCTCCATATATTATTGTTCATCGTTGGTAATCTATAGTCCGTCATTCCataaaacaaaagaagaagaaaaactccTAAATCAATTTACGTCTGTTTGTTTGTTGATGAACAAAGTGGAAAAAAATGGTAGATGTAGGGAGAGAAAATGGAGAGGAAAGTTTGATAGTATAGAATTTAGAGTGAGTTTTTAggtatatatatattcataaacccaacaaaaaaacacaaaaaattgtTTGGTGATAAGAACGAATGAGTGAAAATGTAAAGAGTTTGTTAGGAGAAGGAAAGCCGGCGCGATTATTATGGTTTTACTAGCACTTGGTTACTAAAATCTAGTACAGTAGATGTAGGTAAAGTATTTGTTAACTTTTTTTTACTGCTTTCTTGTGTCGACACGTGCTCTATTTGGTACTGTAAAACTTGGTTTGGTCATTGCTCACTCTGCTCCATACTCAAAACTTTTTGACAGTTTTTACCACTTAGGTAGTGTTAAAAATATCTTACGTTATCATCGGTGTAGGTAGTTTTAGCGATTTAATTTTGCCAAACAgtatattttaaaagaatactAATCTACTTCATAGCTCCGTTAAAACTTTCATCTCTtcggaataacaacaacaacaataattgtATATGGTCGAAATCAGGTATGCTTGATTTCCTAGACTCGATGGGTCGCCTTAAGCTCGAATTCAGGTTAgatcgagttcgagctcgatggaCCAGGCTCAAGCTCGATGACACAGTACAAGGCTAGAAGAATTAAGCGTTCGAGGAACGTTGGAGCCTAATATGACTAGGCCTCGAGATAATGCCGTTATGGATTTGTAACAGAATGGGCaagattcctgccacgtccctAAAATCATAGTGTAAATTCCGGAATAGATTTGTACgaatccgtactaggcggttaaaCAACTGTCCTAATAAGATTatttactgtaaatagaaatgtactATTTAGGGTtttccctattatataaagggacCCCCAATCATTTGTAGACATCATCTAATTATTAGCAAaaaatatactctcttactttttcGCTCATTATTCATTAGAATTGTCATTTAACTTTATTATTCTTGCTTTATTGTTCTTGGTCCATCTCGAGGTCTTTTTGGCTCGAGGTCGATACTGCCTAGCAACACTAGTTTGATtcactcatttctttcatttatatGTTATACTTCTTGATTAATAgttagtattgaactaaatcacatatctttaaaactacaaaccaaatttaattgttactcgtatttgcgaggtaaacagtttggcgcccgtcgtggggctaaagataataatGATTATTTCATTATTGATTCTCATAACACacattatttttatactttttcttgtcaagaattttttATTCTCAGGCTAAAACATGGCAAACTCGCAAAACGCACTTGTACACGACAATGATGGTCTAAAATTTCATGGGGAAAACAACAATACAGGGGTCAGTACACCACCAATAAACCCTGGGGAAGCGCCAAATATGGAACCAGTTGATGTTAGTTCACACATTGCTCTGAACGCAGATTTAAGCACAAACCTCGGAGGGAGTGTACACATGAAAGCTCAATCTGGTAGCCAAGGAACGCATGGTATATGAGATGGGggagtcagcctccaagtgatattcgagatgctacaagctcaACAGTCCATTgctcaacttcaaagtcagaaCAAAACTCCGAGTGTAGCCGAACCAGAAAACACTCGACGTGTTGAACTGGCGCCAGAGAGATCAATGGTAGTGGCTCGAGGACTGACCCCATAATTATGAGGATGCTCGAAGAACTCACCAAGAGGATCGAGTCCGGTGAAAAGAAGATTGAggataatgacaaaaaggtggagacttataactcTAGTGTcgatcaaataccgggggcacctccgGTCTTGAAAGGTTAGGTtgccaaaaagttcatacaaaagtCGTTCCCTCCGAGTGAGGCTCCGAAGCCTATTCCtaaaaaatttcgtatgcccgataTACCCAAATACAATGGGACAGCCGACCCTAACAAACATATTACTTCATATACTTGCGGGATGAAAGGAAACAATTTAaatgatgatgagatcgaattggtattgttgaagaaatttggggaaactttGTCAAAGGGAGCCATGATTTGGTATAACAAATCTCCCCCAAACTCTATCGATTCGTTTGCTATGTTAGCAGACGTCTTCGTGAAAGCACATGTCGGGGACATAAAGGTGGCAACGAGGAAATCTAACGTTTTTAAGATAAGACATAGGAACGATGAGATGTTAAGGgagttcgtatcgtgatttcaaatggagcgaatggaattaccaccgatCTCAGATCattgatgtcacacctcctttttcacctacacccttGTAAGGGTataatggagtttttccaattaaaggacaatcgaaacgggatttatattaagaaattcagagtcgccacttgggagattcatggtgtcccaagtcaccggttgaatcccgaatcgaggaaaatattgactctgtttaacagtccgcgaaccagaaatccgaataaggaattctgttaacctgggagaaggtgttaggcattcccgagttccgtggttctagcacggtcgctcaactatcatattcggcttaattatctgatttttatacaattatgaacatatgtgcaaattttaacttttaaccgcttttattattatcattattattttaatagagaattgcaacgttgtgaaaacgtatctcgaaccacgtcacatcaatgtacccgtggttatcaacacatttctactccgttgagatttggatttgggtcacataaatgtgcacccgagtttaagaaaataaattattaaaggcgcgcctaaagcgactagcgtattatcattttggggaaggccgtgaacttTTGCTTAACGGCCCATCACGAAGTCTAAGAAATTTTACAAACACTTATAGAGGGCCCCGTAGcttatgtattttgtttgtcgaggctcgtctcattcattatttaaaaaaaattgcaacgtcatggaaatgcatctcaaaccacgtcacaatcaatgtacccgtgattatcgacatatttcgactttgttgagatttggatttgggtcacataaatgtacacccgggtttaagaaggtaatattatttaaagtacgcgcctaaagagactaacatgttgttattttgggaagaaggctgtgaaattcgctaagcggccgatcccgagttctaagtaatcaATATATACAatcgtgagggccccgcaatctgtgagTTTTACTAGGCGAGTCttatctcgtttattttaaaaggacaatcctaaagcgactacattttttctatttttatttatctctaaaagaaaaagaaatcctaCCCAATCAACTTAATTCACAAAGTCCTGTACAATAAGGTTTGTTATAACTGGGGTTCACGGGCACATGAATTCAAATCATTCAACGGTTTTGGGCCTTTCTACAGTCCGTGTAAGAAATCAGTACAAACGCCAACTTGGGCCCAAATGTGAGCCCAATTAAACAACGGCTGAGGGCAGGGCCCCAAGTCAAATCTCCACAGCATCAGTTACATGAATAAAACGCGAATATTACTCCTACTCATTCTACTGTTCGTTATTTACATATAAGAAATGGCTTATATCATGCATCAAGTCCAATTTGGTTTAACACTGCCTTTATTAACGTCAATCCGGGCAACCAGTACCCTTAATTTGAATTACATGTTCCTGCTTCAAAACTAGTGAACTGTTACCAATTGTTTTGAAAAATTTGTGATTATTTAACAGTAGAACAACACAATCAGAAATGCTAAAATCATAATTGACGCCTACGACTGGTGTTATCTAACAATGCTAGTCACATTTACaatcttctcttcttttcaattgCTGCAGTGATATCTGAATTATCAAATGGTGTGCAAGCTAAATACTCAAAACTAATAGAACATAATCTAACAACTATAGCTTCCTATTGATTTTAACAGTCCATTAAGATCGTTCCTAACTTCGCAGATGCCCACATGTAGTAGTATGAACTATGTTTTTAAACAACATGAGAAACTCATACAACTTAATTTCAGTCCAACTATTATAGACTAACAGAGATCTATATCATCAGTGAGTGTAGAATTTAAACACACAACTCAAAGAGAGGTTAAATCAGAAACAAGCTTCACTTCTTCATATATCATTTTTCCGCACATTTTCAGCCTACAGTCATTCGAAGGATGCAGTAGTGTACCTGGCATTTGAAAAtataagaagaggaagatgagaatcagcagagcagtaacaacacaacaacaacaaacaacaacagaTAACCAACAGCTTGAAAGTGACCCAATGTGGTACCAGAAGGACCAAAATGCAACCCAGGAACGAAATAGAAAAGAGATTGACCCACAACACTTCCAGTAGCAAAACACACCAGGAATAAATCAGGAAAAACCAGTTAAAGCTCCAGCAATACCAATAGCAACACAAACACCCAAAGTAAGCCTAACAGAACTTGAGTTTAAACTAGAAAGTAGACCAATAGACTTCAAGAGTAGATTCAACACGCAACAGAGAGCATGAATCAGTGTTTAAGACTCCAAATCCAACTAAGAACCAATAGAACAGTaactttcaatcttttactattttttcttcttttttcaaactCTCAGACTTAGTTTCAAAACTGAATCCTTCAAGAACTCCTAAACCTCTCAGAATACTTCTCTCCCATCCCCCCTTATTACTGTCCAGACCCCTCTCCTTTATAGCCAATCTTTTTTTATCCTTTTTCAGCTCTTAGGAGCATTTAGACCCATTAATCAAACATTTTTTCCCATCATCTTCTCTAGAACTCCACTAAGGTCTGGTTTGTCCCCCATtaacccttgtcttttctttattttattcaatggTTATGGGTAGTGCATACTTTAATTAAATTTCCCTTAGGTCTCCCCATGCTATTATGTTTGTTCCCCACTATTACTAAATAATTGCATTAATTTAAgggtactttagtaccctactaTCAGCCCATTCATCTTAAGCCATTTTCAAACCTTTTAAATCCTAAAATACCCTCCTAAAgtccctgaaattactgtcctacccaATCCCTTTCACTCTGCATTGAACCTTTCAGCTATAACCAGTTCAAACTATCAAAATCCTAACAACTGACTCCTAACTCAACTGGACAGATTACAAAACTTCAGATTGGAAAGACCAGTAGACCTCCTGATGACCAGCTAGGCAGGTAATCAACAATATGAATTGCACACAAAGGGAATCACACACTATAGAATAAGTTTTAATTCACAACAATTTGGCTAAACCCAACTACTATCAATATGAGACTGCAATTAGAGATGAGGTAAAGCAAGTGTCATGAAACGAAACCTGATTAATAGC is drawn from Nicotiana tabacum cultivar K326 chromosome 22, ASM71507v2, whole genome shotgun sequence and contains these coding sequences:
- the LOC107759556 gene encoding transcription factor MYC1-like: MTDYRLPTMNNNIWSSTTPTPRTSASPALVSVTGTTGDPLKSMAYFSVESLQQRLQTLIEGAREAWTYGIFWQSDVVDFASPLVLRWGNGYYIGEEDKNKCKTMSFSPYFIAEQEHRKKVFREVNSLISGIQTSSENDVVDEEVTDTEWFFLISMSQSFVNGSGLPGLAMHSSSPIWVTESERLAASHCERARQAQGYGLQTMVCIPSTDGVVELGSTELISQSSDLMDKVKVLFNFNTDMGSPMSLVSGSWGVQSEPEPDLTALRLTDP